One window of the Piliocolobus tephrosceles isolate RC106 chromosome 17, ASM277652v3, whole genome shotgun sequence genome contains the following:
- the MRPL28 gene encoding 39S ribosomal protein L28, mitochondrial — protein MPLHKYPVRLWKRLQLREGICARLPGHYLRSLEEERTPTPVHYRPHGAKFKINPKNGQRERVEDVPIPIYFPSESQRGLWGGEGWILGQRYANNDKLSKRLKKVWKPQLFERELYSEILDKKFTVTVTMRTLDLIDEAYGFDFYILKTPKEDLCSKFGMDLKRGMLLRLARQDPQLHPEDPERRAAIYDKYKEFAIPEEEAEWVGLTLEEAIEKQRLLEEKDPVPLFKIYVAELIQRLQQQALSEPAVVQKRASGQ, from the exons ATGCCTCTACATAAGTATCCCGTGCGGCTCTGGAAGCGGCTGCAGCTGCGGGAGGGCATCTGTGCCCGCCTGCCTGGCCACTACCTGCGCTCCCTGGAGGAGGAGCGGACGCCCACTCCCGTGCACTACAGGCCTCATGGGGCCAAGTTCAAGATCAACCCCAAGAACGGGCAGCGGGAGCGTGTGGAGGACGTGCCTATCCCCATCTACTTTCCCTCCGAGTCCCAGCGGGGGCTGTGGGGCGGCGAGGGCTGGATCCTGGGCCAGAGATACGCCAACAACGACAAG CTCTCCAAGAGGCTGAAGAAGGTGTGGAAGCCACAGCTGTTTGAGCGAGAGCTCTACAGTGAGATCCTGGACAAGAAGTTCACGGTGACCGTGACCATGCGGACCCTGGACCTCATCGATGAGGCTTACGGGTTCGACTTTTACATCCTCAAG ACCCCGAAGGAGGACCTGTGCTCCAAATTCGGGATGGACCTGAAGCGAGGGATGCTGCTGCGGCTTGCCCGGCAGGACCCCCAGCTGCACCCCGAGGACCCCGAGCGGCGGGCGGCCATCTACGACAAATACAAG GAATTTGCCATcccagaggaggaggcagagtgGGTGGGCCTCACGCTGGAGGAGGCCATCGAGAAGCAGAGACTTCTGGAGGAAAAG GACCCTGTACCCCTGTTCAAGATCTACGTGGCGGAGCTGATCCAGCGGCTGCAGCAGCAGGCACTGTCAGAGCCGGCGGTGGTGCAGAAGAGAGCCAGCGGCCAGTGA